CCGTTCGCGGACGAGACGCGCACGCTACCCCTCGGGTCGCCGCAGGAACTCATTCATCGCCAAAGTCAGCTCCGCGTCGACCGGCATCGGCGACCCGTCGAGCGTGTTGATCGGCGCGGCATGCCGGACGCTCGAAACCAGCCAGAGTGCATCCATTCGCGCGAGCTGTTTCACGGTGAGCAGCTCGAATGCGGTGTCGAGGTGCTGCTCGCCGGCGAACCGGAAGATGTTGCCCTGCGTGGTGCCGTCGAGGATGCCGAGGCCGGTGCCGGGTGTGATCAGGGTGGTCCCGCGGCGCGCGAGCACGCTGGAGGTGGGGCCCTCGAGCACGAAGCCGTCGCTGGAGACGAAGATCACGTCGTCGGCGCCGCGCCGTTCCGCCTCGCGCAGCACGGCCCGGTTGATCGCGTACGACAGGGACTTGGCGCCGGCGAGCAACCACGGCGAGCGGGTCTGCACGTCGTGGGTGAAGCCGCGGTCCAGCGTCACCACCCGGATGCCGGTGGTGCGCTGCTCGGTGTAGTCGGGCGACACGCTGCCGTGCACCCAGCCGGTCGGCCGACCGTCGCCCTCGACCCCACGCGTCATCACGGTCTTGATCGAGGCCTCCGCCACCGGGCCGAGGGCGTCGATCACGGCCAGAATCGCCGCACGCCAGGCGTCGGTGTCCGGCGCCGGCAGGTCCAGCAGCTCGGCCGAGTGGGCGAACCGTCGCAGATGCGCCTCGAGCGCCTGCGGGTGGCCGTTGCCGACACCGATGGTCTCGAAGATTCCGTCACCGCGGGTGACGCCCAGATCCGACACGGTGACGTGCGGCGCATCGGGGTCGGCCAGGGCGAAGGGGGGTGCTCCGGGCGCGTGGGCCGCGGCATCCGTCGAGGGCTGATTGAGAATCGCGAGCACGGAAGTGGCCATGCCCACATTCTGCCAACGGTGGACAGTGTCCGCGGCATCCGCAACCATGGGGTGATGGGTGAGTTTCAGACTGAACCAGTAGAAGACGGCGCGACGGATGCCACCAACCAGGAGCGACTGATCGGAATCGCCGAGCAGGTGCGGTCCGATGTGAAGCTCGGGGCCGCGCACGAATCGGTGCTCG
This Salinibacterium sp. ZJ450 DNA region includes the following protein-coding sequences:
- a CDS encoding aminodeoxychorismate lyase, producing MATSVLAILNQPSTDAAAHAPGAPPFALADPDAPHVTVSDLGVTRGDGIFETIGVGNGHPQALEAHLRRFAHSAELLDLPAPDTDAWRAAILAVIDALGPVAEASIKTVMTRGVEGDGRPTGWVHGSVSPDYTEQRTTGIRVVTLDRGFTHDVQTRSPWLLAGAKSLSYAINRAVLREAERRGADDVIFVSSDGFVLEGPTSSVLARRGTTLITPGTGLGILDGTTQGNIFRFAGEQHLDTAFELLTVKQLARMDALWLVSSVRHAAPINTLDGSPMPVDAELTLAMNEFLRRPEG